The Verrucomicrobiota bacterium genome includes the window ATGCTCTGCCCCGGTGTCATGGGCTCGGAACCGGCGCTGCCTATCTCCCCGAAGGCAAACGCCATCCCCCTCTTCAACGGCGCCAATCTTGATGGCCTTTATACGTGGCTGGTGGATGCCAAACACAGTGATCCGCGGCGCGTCTTCAGCGTCACCAATGGCCTGATTCGCATTTCCGGCGACGGCCTGGGCTACCTGGCTACGAAACAGGAATACCGCGATTACCGGTTGGTTGTGGAATTCAAATGGGGCGAGAAAAACTGGCCTTGGGGTGATCGCGTGGGCAAGGCGCGCGATTCGGGGATATTTCTTCACGCCACGGGACCTGATGGCAACAGCCAGGATGGGAAGGGCGCGTTCATGGCCGCGATCGAGTGCAACGTCTTTCAAGGCGCAACCGGCGATTTCCTTTTGATCCGCGGCCGTGCGCCGGAAGGCACATTGATCTCGCCCACGATAACGGCTGAAGTCGCTCCGCAGCACGACGCGGATGGCTGGTTCACCTGGCAGGAAGGCGGGCGGCGGCAAACGATTCAAACCTGGGGCCGGCTCAACTGGTTTGGGAAAGATCCGCAATGGAAGGACGCGTTGGATTTCCGCGGGACGCGCGATGTTGAAAGCCCGCGCGGCGAATGGACTCGCGTCGAGTGCATTTGCCGGGGTGATCGCATTACGATCCGTGTCAACGGCGCCATCGTCAACGAAGCCTTCGATGTGTACCCGCGATTTGGAAGGATTCTCCTCCAATGCGAAGGCTCAGAAATCTTCTTCCGCCGATTCGAACTCCACCCCCTGACTCCCCTGACAACTGGCAACTGACAACTGACAACTGCCCAACTCTGCGCCGCCACCCATCGAATGGCGTAGTGCACCAG containing:
- a CDS encoding DUF1080 domain-containing protein; protein product: MWIWRAAIPLMLCPGVMGSEPALPISPKANAIPLFNGANLDGLYTWLVDAKHSDPRRVFSVTNGLIRISGDGLGYLATKQEYRDYRLVVEFKWGEKNWPWGDRVGKARDSGIFLHATGPDGNSQDGKGAFMAAIECNVFQGATGDFLLIRGRAPEGTLISPTITAEVAPQHDADGWFTWQEGGRRQTIQTWGRLNWFGKDPQWKDALDFRGTRDVESPRGEWTRVECICRGDRITIRVNGAIVNEAFDVYPRFGRILLQCEGSEIFFRRFELHPLTPLTTGN